A single Bacillus sp. HMF5848 DNA region contains:
- a CDS encoding UDP-glucose/GDP-mannose dehydrogenase family protein, producing MKIAIAGTGYVGLVTGVCLSDIGHVVTCVDIDEKKVDLMKKGVSPIYEPGLDELMRKNIEAERLFFTTNSREAYKNADVIYIAVGTPEQEDGSANLSFVEAVVHDISHSIERDTIVVTKSTVPVGTNDWIKGLLYKELPENLNVAIVSNPEFLREGSAIYDAFNGDRIVIGTDCEEAASVVEEINKPYGIPIIKTDIRSAEMIKYASNAFLATKISFINEIANICEKVNANIEDVAVGIGTDNRIGTQFLKAGIGYGGSCFPKDTKALVQIAGNVEHNFELLNSVIEVNNKQQAMLVQKAKQHLGTLSGKRISILGLAFKPNTDDIREAASLVIAKELVNEGASVIAYDPIAIENTKKELGNLIEYTTSVDLAIKDCDATFIVTEWEEIQQLPLEKYKELMKQPILFDGRNCYDIKEAKENSISYISIGREEVVCKDITCLQKN from the coding sequence ATGAAAATAGCAATTGCCGGTACTGGTTATGTAGGTTTGGTAACAGGCGTATGCTTGTCAGATATAGGTCATGTTGTTACTTGTGTCGATATTGATGAGAAAAAAGTGGACTTAATGAAAAAAGGTGTCTCTCCTATCTATGAACCTGGTCTAGATGAATTGATGAGAAAAAACATTGAGGCAGAAAGACTATTTTTTACAACAAACTCTCGTGAAGCATATAAAAATGCAGATGTGATCTATATTGCTGTTGGAACCCCAGAACAAGAAGATGGGTCAGCAAACCTAAGCTTTGTAGAAGCTGTAGTGCATGATATTAGTCACTCTATTGAAAGAGATACTATTGTGGTAACAAAGAGTACAGTTCCAGTTGGAACAAATGACTGGATTAAAGGTCTTTTATATAAAGAATTACCTGAAAATCTAAATGTAGCGATTGTGTCCAATCCTGAGTTTTTGCGTGAAGGTTCAGCTATATATGATGCTTTTAATGGAGACCGCATAGTTATTGGTACAGATTGTGAAGAGGCGGCTAGTGTTGTCGAAGAAATTAATAAACCATATGGAATCCCAATTATTAAGACGGACATTCGTAGTGCTGAAATGATAAAGTATGCCTCGAATGCATTCCTTGCAACAAAAATTAGTTTTATTAATGAAATTGCGAATATCTGTGAAAAGGTCAATGCTAATATTGAAGATGTAGCAGTCGGGATTGGAACTGACAATCGCATTGGAACCCAATTTCTAAAGGCCGGTATAGGCTACGGAGGTTCTTGTTTTCCAAAAGATACAAAGGCTTTGGTGCAGATAGCAGGAAATGTAGAGCACAATTTTGAGTTATTAAACTCAGTTATTGAAGTCAATAATAAACAGCAAGCAATGCTTGTACAAAAAGCAAAGCAACATTTGGGTACTCTTTCGGGAAAGAGAATTTCAATCTTAGGCTTGGCTTTCAAACCAAATACAGATGATATTAGAGAGGCTGCATCACTCGTAATTGCTAAAGAATTAGTTAATGAGGGAGCTAGTGTTATTGCTTATGATCCAATTGCTATCGAAAACACTAAAAAAGAATTAGGCAACCTAATTGAGTATACAACATCAGTTGATTTAGCGATAAAAGATTGTGATGCGACTTTTATTGTGACTGAGTGGGAAGAGATTCAACAACTCCCGCTTGAGAAATATAAAGAGTTGATGAAACAACCAATATTGTTCGATGGAAGAAATTGTTATGACATTAAGGAAGCAAAAGAAAATTCTATTTCGTATATTTCTATTGGTAGAGAGGAAGTAGTATGTAAAGATATTACTTGTCTTCAAAAGAATTAA
- a CDS encoding O-antigen ligase family protein produces the protein MVNKIKNLMFIVVSIIFVASPYSKGLFFDTDFNRWAVVILVLSAISFLFINQLELKYLFIFTWPALFIISIPTALSLNSTIIEIIRWTTYATFLILLVEGKKNLNFRKLSPIIFYLTGSWIALLGFLTKWGMTTFKDSFVYAENRMASVLQYPNTFAALIAAFILFGLIYLTKLKMNRKEILFYSFPIILFINALLASGSRGVLVIFPIIWFIGLVSIANARKQIDYIAFSASAVLIGGIVFSTMQFTDIGVPYIKEILYVILGTLVYTSLTSGYKEYLNRVKLSIIEKYNRRISILIPTAIVVAGVLLVFDLFYKGLIFKLLPQNLQERIATINFSAASVQGRQAFYDTAFSILKESPLFGFGGGTWRYSFTKFQEVPFWSTNVHNFYLGKLIDLGLFGGTIFLGVFVFLLYLAIRQIWIQKQEEPTVKIAALMSILMILSHSAMDFNMSYGTTVLTVMWLFAIILEPNIQKSTNKSRKQVLITKTVGIATVLTVLIINIGYMTAENMLKNQSNRDSIVETESTYTKAMKYNPFNTDYIVELVEMYANAYTKTQDQEIKANIKTLVEKGRELEPQNAEMLFKFANAAEKINDKQLSVELLEDTIKNDKYRVSAYYALIGLYSEMALQAATNDDMESKNLYAEKAADYYSAYMDIYNTFGNVEIADKRNLNINEKAHYFAGQANFLLNDFQTAIEAFNRTGSAVQNSSELLVRQTAMLCLAYANTDPTKAKEIFAEGRELTDNFNNYVNGFQKLINDN, from the coding sequence ATGGTAAATAAGATTAAAAACTTAATGTTTATAGTAGTTTCCATTATATTCGTTGCCTCACCATACTCAAAAGGTTTGTTTTTTGACACTGATTTTAATCGTTGGGCAGTTGTAATTCTAGTTCTTTCGGCTATATCATTTCTATTCATTAATCAGCTGGAACTAAAGTACCTATTTATTTTCACCTGGCCAGCACTGTTTATCATATCCATTCCAACTGCTCTATCACTCAATAGTACGATTATAGAAATCATTCGTTGGACAACCTATGCCACCTTCTTGATTTTATTAGTAGAGGGGAAGAAGAATTTAAATTTTCGTAAACTCAGCCCTATCATTTTCTATCTCACTGGTTCATGGATAGCTTTACTTGGCTTCTTAACTAAATGGGGTATGACTACATTCAAAGATAGCTTTGTTTATGCTGAAAATCGTATGGCGAGTGTGCTGCAATACCCTAATACATTTGCGGCTTTAATAGCAGCATTTATCTTATTTGGACTAATTTACTTAACAAAACTAAAAATGAATCGGAAAGAAATTCTGTTTTATTCATTTCCAATTATTCTTTTTATTAATGCCCTGCTAGCATCTGGTTCTCGAGGTGTGCTAGTAATCTTTCCTATCATATGGTTTATAGGTTTAGTAAGTATAGCTAATGCTAGAAAACAAATTGATTATATCGCATTTTCTGCATCAGCTGTTCTGATTGGCGGAATTGTATTTAGCACCATGCAATTTACTGACATTGGTGTTCCTTATATTAAGGAGATTTTGTATGTAATACTAGGTACATTGGTATATACTTCACTTACCAGTGGATACAAGGAATATTTAAATAGAGTAAAGCTATCTATAATTGAAAAGTACAACCGTAGAATTAGTATTTTAATTCCTACTGCCATAGTTGTTGCGGGCGTACTACTAGTCTTTGACCTATTCTATAAAGGCTTAATCTTTAAGTTACTTCCTCAAAACTTGCAGGAGCGGATAGCTACAATTAACTTCTCAGCTGCTAGTGTCCAAGGAAGACAAGCGTTTTATGATACGGCTTTTAGTATCTTGAAGGAGTCACCATTATTCGGATTTGGTGGAGGGACATGGAGATATTCCTTCACAAAGTTTCAGGAAGTACCATTCTGGTCTACTAATGTGCATAACTTTTATTTAGGGAAATTGATTGACCTTGGATTGTTTGGTGGAACTATATTCTTAGGTGTCTTCGTCTTCTTACTGTATTTAGCTATTCGACAAATATGGATACAAAAGCAAGAAGAACCAACAGTTAAAATTGCAGCCCTTATGAGTATTCTGATGATTCTCTCTCATAGTGCTATGGACTTTAATATGTCGTATGGTACAACGGTTCTTACAGTTATGTGGTTATTTGCAATCATTTTAGAACCTAATATACAAAAATCAACTAATAAGAGTAGAAAACAAGTATTAATTACAAAAACTGTAGGTATTGCAACAGTCTTAACAGTATTAATTATTAATATTGGTTATATGACTGCGGAAAATATGTTAAAAAATCAAAGTAACAGAGATTCAATAGTAGAAACGGAATCTACGTATACTAAAGCAATGAAGTATAATCCATTCAACACGGACTATATAGTAGAACTTGTTGAAATGTATGCAAACGCATATACCAAAACACAAGATCAAGAAATAAAAGCAAACATAAAAACATTAGTAGAAAAAGGGCGTGAATTAGAGCCGCAAAATGCTGAAATGTTATTTAAGTTTGCAAATGCTGCTGAAAAAATCAATGATAAACAATTATCAGTAGAGCTTCTTGAAGACACAATTAAAAATGATAAATATAGAGTTTCTGCTTATTATGCACTTATAGGTTTATACTCCGAAATGGCTCTACAAGCTGCTACAAATGATGATATGGAAAGTAAAAACCTGTATGCAGAAAAAGCAGCTGATTATTATAGTGCTTACATGGATATTTATAACACATTTGGCAATGTTGAAATTGCTGATAAACGCAACTTAAATATAAATGAAAAAGCACACTATTTCGCAGGACAGGCTAATTTCCTGTTAAACGATTTCCAAACAGCAATTGAGGCTTTCAATCGAACTGGTTCAGCAGTTCAAAATAGTAGTGAACTCTTAGTTAGACAAACAGCTATGTTATGTCTAGCATACGCTAATACCGATCCAACAAAAGCAAAGGAAATCTTTGCTGAAGGCCGTGAACTTACTGATAACTTTAACAATTACGTGAACGGTTTTCAAAAGCTCATAAATGACAATTAG
- a CDS encoding S-layer homology domain-containing protein — protein MAYQPKSYRKFLAGSVTAALVATAVAPVAAADLNFTDVEGVDAELLAALNALVDQGAINNADKFNPWDAAKRGQFAKMLAASLGLSPIESETTFTDVASFEDAGYLFALQAAGVEISGYENGTLFKPFNELSRAAAAKLIVQALGLENTGDEVSFTDLGAVDAEDREYIQIAAQHGIFNDADKFNPYQPLKRAQLALVLYRAQQNGLIGLTVSETVVVDADTLSVTMSNGEVYDVELAEALEANVETEVTFEIEGTEYTAVVTYVVTEATVTGVEALNLIQLNVELSTVAGLDEDTLTDEAKYDLSTSDGTDIEVDSVELNGTTLTLTLVDNVDNQDTATLTINKDVLGTDEDLEIEDIEFFDAVVPVAESIELVGPNKFKVYFSEPVQDLNTNTVEVENGIYGVSSITVDGNVATVELSADSLKEGEYEIKVSDFKDYAEFKALTKTFTLDYVKDTAAPVAEITKATQTEVKIKFNKPVVLDEENLEDYFYHTYSAYTPDSVETDDNQEFTLTFDTNPLGEGTVKVVVDYNANDVEIEDEWGNEMAGNAEFFVDITADKTAPEVSKITVEDEKEIKVYFSEEVVDVDEDNFKFFDADGEELDQSFTVSDVDQDDDDQYFVTINFSGDDLNGDYTVEVKDIEDAALEPNEMKTVTMSFSVEDSTGIDLTEVEAVGVDGDSADYIYVTFPEKMATDGQYSVLEKSNYLVNGETLGDSDKIEVFKESNKVKITLADEDDFDFSEEKSEFLSIARVADLAGNKSTMLSTKVDVTPDVSPAITAVEQVDYKTIKITLDKPLKTVVASGFEVTNGEATATLAAVSWEINDDNETVVTGTLKSTTQVSEDNTADLIDSVRIVADKLESETGRTVETGTFSDIDDAYAPEFSEATRTEDGNVSEIELTFTEVVTAGGPASTALASSYFTVVDESGDELTLVLSMDDLDEEDEFFVQFNGDETVTVYVYGKGEEDLDIELVENKYFKDAAGNKVAKFEETVDVVDAD, from the coding sequence ATGGCTTACCAACCAAAGTCGTACCGCAAATTTTTAGCTGGTTCTGTAACAGCTGCATTAGTAGCAACAGCTGTAGCTCCAGTAGCAGCTGCTGACCTTAACTTCACTGATGTTGAAGGTGTAGATGCTGAATTATTAGCAGCACTTAACGCATTAGTAGATCAAGGTGCTATCAACAACGCAGACAAATTTAACCCATGGGATGCTGCAAAACGCGGTCAATTCGCAAAAATGTTAGCAGCTTCTTTAGGACTTAGCCCAATCGAGTCTGAAACAACTTTCACAGACGTAGCGTCATTTGAAGATGCTGGATACTTATTCGCTCTTCAAGCTGCAGGCGTTGAAATCAGTGGTTACGAAAACGGAACACTATTCAAGCCTTTCAACGAATTATCTCGTGCAGCTGCAGCGAAATTAATCGTTCAAGCATTAGGTCTTGAAAACACTGGTGACGAAGTATCTTTCACAGACTTAGGTGCTGTAGATGCTGAAGACCGTGAATACATCCAAATCGCAGCTCAACATGGTATTTTCAATGATGCTGACAAATTCAATCCTTACCAACCACTTAAGCGTGCACAATTAGCATTAGTTCTTTACCGTGCACAACAAAACGGCTTAATCGGTCTTACAGTATCTGAAACTGTAGTTGTAGATGCTGACACATTAAGCGTAACTATGAGCAACGGTGAAGTTTACGATGTTGAACTTGCTGAAGCATTAGAAGCTAACGTTGAAACTGAAGTTACTTTCGAAATCGAAGGTACTGAGTACACTGCAGTTGTAACTTATGTTGTAACTGAAGCAACTGTTACTGGTGTTGAAGCTCTTAACCTAATTCAATTAAACGTTGAACTTAGCACAGTTGCTGGTTTAGACGAAGATACATTAACAGATGAAGCTAAGTATGACCTATCTACTTCTGATGGTACTGATATCGAAGTTGATTCTGTTGAATTAAACGGAACTACATTAACGCTTACTCTTGTTGATAATGTAGATAACCAAGATACAGCTACATTAACTATCAACAAAGACGTACTTGGTACTGATGAAGATCTTGAAATCGAAGATATTGAGTTCTTTGATGCAGTAGTACCAGTTGCTGAGTCAATTGAATTAGTTGGTCCTAACAAATTCAAAGTTTACTTCAGCGAGCCTGTACAAGATCTAAACACTAACACAGTAGAAGTTGAAAACGGCATCTACGGTGTAAGCTCAATCACTGTTGACGGTAACGTTGCTACAGTAGAATTAAGCGCTGATTCTTTAAAAGAAGGCGAATATGAAATCAAAGTTTCAGATTTCAAAGATTACGCTGAATTTAAAGCATTAACAAAAACTTTCACTTTAGATTACGTGAAGGATACTGCAGCTCCAGTTGCTGAAATTACAAAAGCAACTCAAACTGAAGTTAAAATCAAATTCAACAAGCCTGTAGTTCTTGATGAAGAGAACCTAGAAGATTACTTCTATCACACATATAGCGCATACACTCCTGATTCAGTTGAAACTGATGACAATCAAGAGTTCACTTTAACATTCGACACTAACCCACTTGGTGAAGGTACTGTTAAAGTTGTAGTTGACTACAATGCTAACGATGTAGAAATCGAAGATGAGTGGGGCAACGAAATGGCTGGTAATGCAGAGTTCTTCGTAGACATTACAGCTGACAAAACTGCTCCAGAAGTATCAAAAATCACTGTTGAAGATGAAAAAGAAATCAAAGTTTACTTCTCTGAAGAAGTTGTAGATGTAGACGAAGATAACTTCAAATTCTTCGATGCTGATGGTGAAGAGCTTGATCAATCATTCACTGTAAGTGATGTTGACCAAGATGATGATGATCAGTATTTCGTAACAATCAACTTCTCTGGTGACGACCTAAATGGTGACTACACTGTTGAAGTTAAGGATATCGAAGATGCTGCTCTTGAGCCAAATGAAATGAAAACTGTAACTATGTCATTCTCAGTAGAAGATTCAACTGGTATTGACTTAACTGAAGTTGAAGCAGTTGGTGTTGATGGAGATAGCGCAGACTATATCTATGTAACATTCCCTGAAAAAATGGCTACTGACGGTCAATATTCAGTATTAGAAAAATCTAACTACCTAGTTAACGGTGAAACTTTAGGCGATAGCGATAAGATCGAAGTATTCAAAGAAAGCAACAAAGTTAAGATTACACTTGCTGACGAAGATGATTTCGATTTCTCTGAAGAAAAATCAGAATTCTTATCAATCGCTCGTGTAGCTGACTTAGCTGGTAACAAGTCTACTATGTTATCTACTAAAGTTGATGTAACTCCAGATGTATCTCCAGCTATCACAGCTGTTGAACAAGTGGATTACAAAACTATCAAGATCACTCTTGATAAGCCATTAAAAACTGTAGTTGCAAGTGGTTTTGAAGTAACTAACGGTGAGGCAACAGCTACTTTAGCTGCAGTATCTTGGGAAATCAATGATGACAACGAAACAGTTGTAACTGGTACACTTAAATCAACTACTCAAGTATCTGAAGACAACACAGCGGATCTTATTGATTCAGTAAGAATCGTTGCTGATAAGTTAGAATCAGAAACTGGACGCACAGTTGAAACTGGTACATTCTCTGATATCGATGATGCTTATGCTCCTGAATTCTCAGAAGCTACTCGTACCGAAGACGGTAATGTATCAGAAATCGAATTAACATTCACTGAAGTTGTAACTGCTGGAGGCCCTGCTTCTACAGCTCTAGCTTCTTCTTACTTCACAGTTGTTGATGAGTCTGGTGACGAGTTAACATTAGTATTAAGCATGGATGACCTTGACGAAGAAGATGAGTTCTTCGTACAGTTCAATGGTGACGAAACTGTTACTGTATACGTATACGGTAAAGGTGAAGAAGATCTTGACATTGAACTTGTTGAGAACAAATACTTCAAAGATGCTGCTGGTAACAAAGTTGCTAAATTTGAAGAAACAGTTGACGTTGTTGACGCTGACTAA
- a CDS encoding C40 family peptidase, protein MIRRTSLILVSLFCIFFSITTESFAKDSYDNYNRLLPVAKKYIGVPYLYGGTSAKGFDCSGYINEVYTYIGVELPRTSRDMFNEGKAVKKENLRVGDLVFFNTSGNGVSHAGIYIGNDKFIHSSSSVGVSTSSLNDPYYWKSRYIGARRVLDLSEEANSFSDITDEHWAYEEITALAEDKLFIGFEEGQFLPNDNIARDEAAAYMAQALKLSLSDRSENYEDVSRYHWAVGAINALLEEDIIIEETEFRPAKALTRAELATWFVKAFNLKVSDNLITFTDIDTSLPYYNDVQALASSGITTGYDDGTFRPDEPVTRAQFAVFLYRALNQ, encoded by the coding sequence ATGATTAGACGAACGAGTTTGATTTTGGTTTCACTTTTTTGCATATTTTTTTCTATAACAACTGAATCTTTTGCGAAAGATTCATATGACAACTATAATCGGTTGTTGCCTGTCGCTAAAAAATACATAGGTGTTCCTTACTTGTATGGGGGAACATCAGCAAAAGGCTTTGATTGCTCAGGTTACATAAATGAAGTGTATACATATATTGGTGTTGAGCTTCCAAGAACATCACGTGACATGTTTAACGAAGGGAAAGCTGTTAAAAAAGAAAACCTTCGTGTAGGGGACCTTGTTTTTTTTAATACATCAGGAAATGGTGTATCTCATGCTGGAATATATATCGGAAACGATAAGTTTATCCACTCTTCTTCATCTGTCGGTGTCTCTACCTCAAGCTTAAACGACCCATATTACTGGAAGAGCCGTTACATAGGAGCACGTCGTGTATTAGATTTAAGCGAAGAAGCAAATTCCTTTTCTGATATTACGGATGAACATTGGGCGTATGAAGAAATAACAGCCCTTGCTGAAGATAAACTATTCATCGGTTTTGAAGAAGGACAATTTTTACCGAATGATAATATTGCTCGTGACGAAGCAGCAGCTTATATGGCACAAGCACTCAAACTTAGTTTGTCTGATCGTTCGGAGAATTATGAAGATGTATCTCGTTATCACTGGGCTGTTGGAGCCATTAATGCTCTTTTAGAGGAAGACATTATTATAGAAGAAACTGAATTTCGCCCTGCTAAAGCGTTAACTCGTGCTGAGTTAGCAACTTGGTTCGTAAAGGCATTTAACTTAAAGGTGTCGGATAATTTGATAACGTTTACAGATATTGACACATCTCTTCCTTATTATAATGACGTTCAGGCACTTGCAAGCTCTGGCATCACTACAGGATATGATGACGGTACATTTCGTCCGGACGAGCCTGTAACGCGTGCTCAATTTGCTGTCTTTTTATATCGCGCTCTTAATCAATAA